The Actinomadura sp. WMMB 499 genome includes a window with the following:
- a CDS encoding ribose-phosphate diphosphokinase, whose protein sequence is MSGIKASGQKKLMLFSGRAHPDLAKEVADHLHVELTPTSAYDFANGETFVRFLESVRGSDAFVIQSHTAPINQWIMEQLIMVDALKRASAKRITVVAPFFGYARQDKKHRGREPISARLMADLFSTAGADRLITVDLHTAQIQGYFDCPVDHLFALDLLARHFESRLDLSKVTVVAPDAGRVRVTERWSDRLGGVPMAIIHKKRDPDVANEVKVFDVVGEVEGRTCVVVDDMIDTGGTIVKAADALFENGATRVVVAATHGVLSGPAVDRLKNSRISEVVLTNTLPIPEDKQFDKLTVLSIAPLVARAINEVFSDGSVTSLFGGHS, encoded by the coding sequence GTGAGTGGGATCAAAGCGAGCGGTCAGAAGAAGCTGATGCTCTTCTCCGGCCGAGCCCACCCGGACCTGGCCAAGGAAGTAGCCGACCACCTCCACGTCGAGCTGACGCCGACGTCCGCGTACGATTTCGCGAACGGTGAGACGTTCGTGCGCTTCCTGGAGTCGGTGCGCGGTTCCGACGCCTTCGTGATCCAGAGCCACACCGCTCCCATCAACCAGTGGATCATGGAGCAGCTGATCATGGTGGACGCGCTGAAGCGCGCGTCGGCCAAGCGGATCACGGTGGTGGCGCCGTTCTTCGGGTATGCGCGGCAGGACAAGAAGCACCGTGGCCGGGAGCCGATCTCGGCGCGGCTGATGGCCGACCTGTTCAGCACCGCCGGCGCGGACCGGCTGATCACGGTGGATCTGCACACCGCGCAGATCCAGGGGTACTTCGACTGCCCGGTCGACCATCTGTTCGCGCTGGACCTGCTGGCCCGGCACTTCGAGAGCCGGCTGGACCTGTCGAAGGTGACGGTGGTGGCGCCGGACGCGGGCCGCGTGCGGGTGACGGAGCGGTGGAGCGACCGGCTGGGCGGTGTCCCGATGGCGATCATCCACAAGAAGCGCGACCCGGACGTGGCGAACGAGGTCAAGGTGTTCGACGTCGTCGGTGAGGTCGAGGGCCGCACCTGCGTCGTGGTGGACGACATGATCGACACCGGCGGGACGATCGTGAAGGCGGCGGACGCGCTGTTCGAGAACGGCGCGACGCGGGTGGTCGTGGCGGCGACGCACGGCGTGCTGTCCGGGCCGGCGGTGGACCGTTTGAAGAATTCGCGGATCTCCGAGGTGGTGCTGACGAACACGCTGCCGATTCCGGAGGACAAGCAGTTCGACAAGCTGACGGTGCTGTCGATCGCGCCGCTGGTCGCGCGGGCGATCAACGAGGTGTTCAGCGACGGTTCGGTGACCAGCCTGTTCGGCGGGCACAGCTGA